In a genomic window of Venatoribacter cucullus:
- a CDS encoding methyl-accepting chemotaxis protein — translation MSRNTGSVLSAVFRNRLNGILAGLLFVFLAVFIGITVYVNALANRDDQYLEHAGELRVLSQEVAKNAVEAAGGKREAFAELRTARDNFEQRWGYLSKGNAETGLSAAKLDAMPDVQTLWNKVKGNADQIIRTQDVILSLHEVAATLAETIPQLQVEYDEIVEILLDSGAPAEQVAVAQRQSWLAERIVRSVVKVLAGGEDAVMAADAFGRDASLFGRVLNGMIQGNVAMNISQVTNEEAVFALAEVAELFEFVSGSVDEILETSPELFQVREASDAIFVDSRALLEQTSILTGNIQAGATQRNVLQAVGYIAALLAIVMMVAFGVLSYRETRRDLDQTASKNEQNQMAILRLLDEIADLADGDLTASATVTEDFTGAIADSINYAIDQMRALVSAINDTAVQVSSAAQETQATAMHLAEASEHQAQEIAGASAAINEMAVSIDQVSANASESSAVAERSVAIANKGAEVVQATINGMDNIREQIQETSKRIKRLGESSQEIGDIISLITDIADQTNILSLNAAIQASMAGDAGRGFAVVADEVQRLAERSAAATKQIEALVKTIQNDTNEAVISMETTTSEVVRGARLAQDAGVALEEIENVSKNLAELIQNISNAARQQASSAGHISNTMNVIQEITSQTSAGTTATAKSIGNLAEMANQLRESVAGFKLPESGLGDQRQVL, via the coding sequence ATGAGCAGAAATACAGGAAGCGTCTTATCAGCAGTCTTCCGGAATCGCCTTAACGGTATTCTGGCCGGATTGCTGTTTGTGTTTCTGGCGGTGTTCATCGGTATTACGGTGTATGTGAACGCCCTGGCAAACCGCGACGATCAGTACCTTGAACACGCCGGTGAGTTACGCGTGCTGTCGCAGGAAGTGGCAAAGAACGCGGTAGAAGCGGCCGGTGGTAAACGCGAGGCCTTCGCCGAACTGCGTACTGCCCGTGACAACTTCGAGCAGCGCTGGGGTTACCTGTCCAAAGGTAATGCCGAAACGGGCCTGTCGGCCGCCAAGCTGGATGCCATGCCGGACGTACAGACGCTGTGGAATAAAGTAAAAGGCAACGCTGACCAGATTATCCGCACTCAGGACGTAATTCTGTCGCTGCACGAAGTAGCCGCGACACTGGCGGAAACCATTCCGCAGCTGCAGGTGGAATACGACGAAATTGTAGAAATTCTGCTCGACAGTGGCGCTCCGGCGGAGCAGGTCGCTGTGGCACAACGTCAGTCATGGCTGGCGGAGCGTATTGTACGGTCTGTTGTTAAAGTACTGGCTGGTGGCGAAGACGCGGTAATGGCGGCGGACGCCTTCGGTCGTGACGCCTCGCTGTTTGGCCGGGTTCTGAACGGTATGATTCAGGGCAACGTGGCCATGAACATTTCCCAGGTAACCAACGAAGAAGCGGTCTTTGCGCTGGCAGAAGTCGCTGAGCTGTTCGAATTCGTATCCGGTTCCGTCGATGAAATTCTGGAAACCTCACCGGAACTGTTCCAGGTGCGGGAAGCATCTGACGCGATTTTCGTAGATTCCCGCGCCCTGCTGGAACAAACCTCTATTCTGACCGGCAACATTCAGGCCGGTGCCACGCAGCGTAACGTGCTGCAGGCGGTTGGCTATATTGCCGCGCTGCTGGCGATTGTGATGATGGTGGCCTTCGGGGTGCTGTCTTACCGCGAAACCCGTCGTGACCTGGACCAGACCGCCAGCAAAAACGAACAGAACCAGATGGCGATTCTGCGTCTGCTGGACGAAATTGCTGACCTTGCGGACGGTGACTTAACCGCCTCAGCCACGGTAACCGAAGACTTTACCGGCGCCATCGCCGACTCTATCAACTACGCCATCGACCAGATGCGCGCGCTGGTATCTGCCATTAACGATACGGCGGTACAGGTATCCTCGGCGGCCCAGGAAACCCAGGCCACAGCGATGCATCTGGCCGAAGCGTCTGAGCACCAGGCGCAGGAAATTGCCGGTGCTTCTGCCGCGATTAACGAAATGGCGGTATCCATTGACCAGGTATCGGCCAACGCCTCGGAATCGTCTGCGGTAGCGGAGCGGTCGGTAGCGATCGCCAACAAAGGCGCGGAAGTGGTACAGGCGACCATTAACGGCATGGATAACATCCGTGAACAGATTCAGGAAACCTCCAAGCGGATTAAACGTCTGGGTGAATCCTCGCAGGAGATTGGTGACATCATCTCCCTGATTACCGACATTGCTGACCAGACCAACATTCTGTCGCTGAACGCCGCCATTCAGGCGTCCATGGCCGGTGACGCCGGCCGGGGCTTCGCGGTGGTTGCGGACGAAGTACAGCGTCTGGCGGAGCGTTCAGCCGCGGCAACCAAGCAGATTGAAGCGCTGGTTAAAACGATTCAGAACGACACCAACGAAGCGGTTATTTCGATGGAAACCACCACCTCTGAAGTGGTACGTGGTGCCCGTCTGGCGCAGGACGCCGGTGTGGCCCTGGAAGAAATTGAAAACGTATCGAAAAACCTGGCGGAATTGATTCAGAACATTTCCAACGCTGCCCGTCAGCAGGCTTCTTCTGCGGGTCATATTTCCAACACGATGAACGTTATTCAGGAAATTACCTCGCAGACCTCAGCCGGTACCACGGCTACGGCGAAGTCGATTGGTAACCTGGCCGAAATGGCCAACCAGCTGCGTGAATCGGTAGCCGGCTTTAAGCTGCCGGAATCCGGCCTGGGCGACCAGCGGCAGGTGCTTTAA
- a CDS encoding chemotaxis protein CheW, producing the protein MHPFALLLDIADRSRRNASALPQQVEAVTYWRGVGFMLAGQVFAADMNDVAEILQPPRLTKVPGVRSWVLGVANVRGRLVPVMDLAGLLGLPSRASWRSRRVLVVEQDDHLTGLLVDAVLGMQQFAVDTRREMNETDPALAKFAADGFDRDGKEWPVFQLRELIQAPEFLQIAV; encoded by the coding sequence ATGCATCCTTTTGCCCTGCTGCTGGATATTGCTGACCGTAGTCGCCGCAATGCCTCGGCTCTGCCACAACAGGTAGAGGCCGTTACGTATTGGCGGGGCGTGGGCTTTATGCTGGCCGGGCAAGTCTTTGCCGCCGATATGAATGATGTCGCCGAAATTCTGCAACCTCCCCGTTTAACCAAGGTGCCCGGTGTGCGCAGCTGGGTGCTGGGTGTTGCTAACGTACGTGGCCGGCTGGTGCCGGTAATGGATCTGGCCGGTTTGCTGGGGCTGCCGTCCCGTGCCAGCTGGCGCAGCCGGCGGGTGCTGGTGGTCGAGCAGGATGACCACCTTACCGGCCTGCTGGTGGATGCGGTGCTGGGGATGCAGCAGTTTGCTGTGGATACCCGGCGCGAAATGAACGAGACCGACCCGGCGCTGGCCAAGTTTGCTGCGGATGGGTTTGACCGTGACGGAAAGGAATGGCCGGTGTTTCAGCTGCGCGAGCTGATTCAGGCACCGGAATTTCTGCAGATTGCTGTTTAA
- the pilH gene encoding twitching motility response regulator PilH: protein MARILVVDDSPTETEAFRTMLEKNGHQVLTAENGADGVALARQEKPDVILMDIVMPGLNGFQATRQLTKDPETKHIPVIIVTTKDQETDRVWGKRQGASGYLVKPVPEATLLSEIASVMAG from the coding sequence ATGGCCCGCATTTTGGTAGTAGATGATTCCCCGACAGAAACCGAAGCATTCCGTACCATGCTGGAAAAAAACGGGCATCAGGTGTTGACCGCAGAGAACGGTGCTGATGGTGTGGCGCTGGCGCGGCAGGAAAAACCCGATGTCATTCTGATGGACATCGTAATGCCGGGCCTGAATGGCTTTCAGGCTACCCGTCAGCTGACCAAAGACCCGGAAACCAAGCATATTCCGGTGATTATTGTGACCACCAAAGATCAGGAAACTGACCGCGTCTGGGGCAAGCGTCAGGGGGCCAGTGGCTACCTGGTGAAGCCGGTTCCGGAAGCGACCCTGCTGTCAGAAATCGCCTCGGTTATGGCGGGCTGA
- the pilG gene encoding twitching motility response regulator PilG — protein sequence MEDNFQNVKVMVIDDSKTIRRTAETLLKKVGCDVITATDGFDALAKIADTHPDIIFVDIMMPRLDGYQTCALIKNNSKFKSTPVIMLSSKDGLFDKAKGRIVGSDQYLTKPFSKEELLGSIRQYVKS from the coding sequence ATGGAAGATAACTTTCAGAACGTCAAAGTCATGGTCATCGACGACAGTAAAACCATTCGTCGTACCGCCGAGACGCTGCTTAAAAAAGTCGGATGTGACGTCATCACTGCCACCGATGGTTTCGACGCATTGGCCAAGATCGCTGATACTCACCCGGACATCATCTTTGTCGATATCATGATGCCCCGTCTGGACGGATACCAGACCTGCGCATTGATCAAAAATAATTCCAAGTTCAAGTCGACACCCGTCATCATGCTGTCCAGTAAGGACGGCCTGTTCGATAAAGCTAAGGGACGCATTGTCGGGTCAGATCAGTATCTGACCAAGCCCTTCAGCAAGGAAGAGCTGCTGGGATCCATCCGTCAGTATGTAAAATCCTGA
- the gshB gene encoding glutathione synthase, which produces MTIKVGVVMDPIATIHFKKDTSLALLHAAQERGCELWYMEQGDLSIQNGRAMGRMAPLTVAMNPDHWFDLGERQELPLNSLNIILMRKDPPFDSEFIYSTYILERAEQEGVLVANKPQSLRDCNEKIFATAFPELMTPTIVTRRADLLKAFHKEHSDVIFKPLDGMGGSSIFRLKQDDPNVSVIIETLTNHGQQQIMAQRFIPDIVKGDKRILMIDGEPVPYCLARIPASGETRGNLAAGGSGVTLPLSDENRAIAEKIGPILKEKGLYFVGLDVIGNNLTEINVTSPTCVREISRDSGIDVAGQLIECLLGKL; this is translated from the coding sequence ATGACCATCAAAGTCGGTGTGGTGATGGACCCTATCGCCACCATTCACTTCAAGAAAGACACCTCGCTGGCTCTGCTGCACGCAGCCCAGGAGCGCGGCTGCGAACTCTGGTACATGGAACAGGGCGACCTGTCGATTCAGAACGGTCGCGCCATGGGCCGCATGGCACCGCTTACCGTGGCCATGAACCCCGACCACTGGTTCGATCTGGGCGAGCGGCAGGAGCTGCCGCTGAACAGCCTGAACATTATCCTGATGCGCAAAGACCCGCCGTTCGACAGCGAGTTTATTTACAGCACCTATATATTGGAACGTGCCGAGCAGGAAGGCGTACTGGTCGCCAACAAGCCGCAGAGCCTGCGCGATTGTAACGAAAAAATCTTTGCCACCGCCTTCCCGGAGCTGATGACGCCCACCATCGTTACCCGCCGGGCCGACCTGCTGAAAGCCTTCCATAAAGAGCACAGCGATGTGATTTTCAAACCGCTGGACGGCATGGGCGGTTCGTCAATTTTTCGCCTGAAACAGGACGATCCGAACGTCAGCGTCATTATCGAAACCCTCACCAACCATGGTCAGCAACAGATCATGGCGCAGCGTTTTATTCCTGACATTGTGAAGGGCGACAAGCGCATTCTGATGATTGACGGCGAACCCGTGCCCTACTGCCTGGCGCGCATTCCGGCCAGCGGCGAAACCCGTGGCAACCTGGCCGCCGGCGGCAGCGGTGTAACCCTGCCGTTAAGCGACGAAAACCGCGCCATCGCTGAAAAAATCGGCCCGATTCTGAAAGAAAAAGGGCTGTATTTTGTCGGCCTCGACGTGATCGGCAACAACCTCACCGAAATCAACGTCACCAGCCCCACCTGCGTGCGCGAAATCAGCCGCGATTCCGGTATTGATGTGGCCGGGCAGCTGATTGAGTGTTTGTTGGGGAAGCTTTGA
- a CDS encoding energy transducer TonB, with amino-acid sequence MTATVVTSSDRLSFALFVAVLLHALVVFGVTFQASDRDNLSKTLEVTLATYKSDQAPEKADFLAQENQQGSGTLDEARMLTTDMEAIFQANTINETSLQEQQASAPRRPEGQRQLVTTTASSRNKIDTEQRQQTMQVDLPDGPQKTLLERSLEMASLEAKLDSLRQTYAKQPRVQRLTAASTMKASDAYYVNSWRRRIEDNGARNYPREAESCFDDCRLRLLVAINADGTINELRILESSGRKVLDDAALRIVRMSAPFAPFTEEMKKTTDVLEIIRTWQFKGNRYLSDAN; translated from the coding sequence ATGACTGCCACGGTTGTTACCAGCTCTGATCGCCTGTCGTTTGCGCTGTTTGTGGCGGTGTTGCTGCATGCTCTGGTGGTGTTTGGCGTGACCTTTCAGGCCAGTGACCGCGACAACCTGTCGAAAACCCTGGAAGTGACCTTAGCCACTTATAAAAGCGACCAGGCTCCGGAAAAAGCCGATTTTCTGGCTCAGGAAAATCAGCAAGGCAGTGGCACGCTGGATGAAGCGCGTATGCTGACCACTGATATGGAAGCTATTTTCCAGGCCAACACCATCAACGAAACCTCCCTGCAGGAACAGCAGGCCAGTGCGCCGCGCCGGCCGGAAGGTCAGCGTCAGCTGGTCACCACAACCGCCAGCAGCCGCAATAAAATTGACACCGAACAACGCCAGCAGACCATGCAGGTCGACCTGCCCGATGGGCCGCAAAAAACCCTGCTGGAGCGCAGCCTGGAAATGGCCAGCCTGGAAGCCAAACTGGATTCCCTGCGCCAGACCTACGCCAAACAACCACGCGTGCAGCGTTTAACCGCCGCCTCCACCATGAAAGCCAGCGATGCCTACTATGTGAACAGCTGGCGCCGCCGCATTGAAGACAACGGCGCACGCAATTACCCGCGTGAAGCAGAAAGCTGCTTCGACGACTGCCGCCTGCGTCTGCTGGTTGCTATTAATGCCGACGGCACCATTAACGAGCTGCGTATTCTGGAATCGTCCGGCCGCAAAGTGCTGGATGACGCCGCCCTGCGCATTGTGCGCATGTCGGCCCCCTTCGCCCCCTTCACCGAAGAGATGAAGAAAACCACCGACGTGCTGGAAATCATCCGCACCTGGCAGTTCAAGGGCAACCGTTACCTTTCTGACGCCAATTAA
- a CDS encoding YqgE/AlgH family protein: MQQLTSLKNHLLIAMPQLEDSWFAGSVTYLCEHSDEGAMGLVLNKPLPVHFDEICEQLDIPRVTGIDPEIYAGGPVSPEHGFILHRQQGNWGSTLNITEQTHLTSSKDILKAIAAGSGPRHFRLALGYAGWDEGQLEAELRANSWLTVEATPELLFDTPNEQLYDAALKVLGVSAEFLSSDAGHA, encoded by the coding sequence ATGCAACAACTGACCAGCCTGAAAAATCACCTGCTGATCGCCATGCCGCAACTGGAAGATTCCTGGTTTGCCGGCAGCGTTACCTATTTATGCGAACACAGCGACGAAGGCGCCATGGGTCTGGTGCTGAACAAGCCGCTGCCGGTGCACTTCGATGAAATCTGTGAGCAGCTGGATATTCCGCGCGTTACCGGTATCGACCCTGAAATATACGCCGGTGGCCCGGTCAGCCCCGAGCACGGGTTTATTCTGCACCGCCAGCAGGGTAACTGGGGTTCCACCCTGAACATTACCGAACAAACCCACCTGACGTCGTCGAAAGACATTCTGAAAGCCATTGCCGCCGGCTCCGGTCCGCGCCATTTCCGTCTGGCGCTGGGCTATGCCGGCTGGGACGAAGGCCAGCTGGAAGCCGAACTGCGCGCCAACAGCTGGCTGACCGTGGAAGCCACCCCGGAACTGCTGTTCGATACCCCGAACGAACAACTGTACGACGCCGCCCTGAAAGTGCTGGGTGTCAGTGCTGAATTTCTCAGCAGCGACGCAGGACACGCCTGA
- the ruvX gene encoding Holliday junction resolvase RuvX: MSQAPAAKIRSLMAFDFGTQRIGIAMGQRLTGTAQPLNPMKARDGIPDWEALQRIVDEWQPDAFVVGLPLNMDGSASDMSRRAKKFAGRLEGRYHRPAYTHDERLTSYEAKGMVIAQGGSRDFGANSVDGLAAQLILESWMAAWPLKDPL; this comes from the coding sequence ATGAGCCAGGCACCGGCCGCCAAAATCCGCAGCCTGATGGCCTTTGATTTCGGCACCCAGCGTATTGGCATTGCCATGGGTCAGCGCCTGACCGGTACCGCCCAGCCATTGAACCCCATGAAAGCCCGCGACGGCATTCCCGACTGGGAGGCGCTGCAGCGCATTGTCGATGAATGGCAACCGGATGCCTTTGTGGTGGGCTTACCGCTGAATATGGATGGCAGTGCCAGCGACATGAGCCGGCGCGCTAAGAAATTCGCCGGCCGCCTGGAAGGCCGTTATCATCGCCCGGCCTATACCCACGACGAACGCCTGACCAGCTACGAAGCCAAAGGCATGGTCATTGCTCAGGGTGGCAGCCGCGACTTCGGCGCCAACTCGGTCGATGGGCTGGCGGCACAACTGATTCTGGAAAGCTGGATGGCCGCCTGGCCGTTAAAGGACCCTCTATGA
- the pyrR gene encoding bifunctional pyr operon transcriptional regulator/uracil phosphoribosyltransferase PyrR — protein MNLPDIEQTCLELGQRLAAYLQDQQLEQPLLVGIRTGGVWVAERLQEQLHTEDGVSSLDISFYRDDFTRHGLHPQVKGSELPDSIEDRHIILVDDVIMSGRTIRAAMNELFDYGRPASITLVCLLDIGRRELPVQPDLCGVRLPLEEGQLVKLSGPQPLELTLA, from the coding sequence ATGAACCTGCCCGATATTGAACAAACCTGTCTTGAACTGGGCCAGCGACTGGCCGCTTACCTGCAGGACCAGCAACTGGAACAACCATTGTTGGTCGGCATCCGCACCGGCGGCGTGTGGGTAGCGGAACGGCTGCAGGAACAACTGCACACCGAAGACGGCGTCAGTTCATTGGACATCAGCTTTTACCGCGATGATTTTACCCGCCATGGCCTGCACCCGCAGGTAAAAGGCTCGGAACTGCCCGACAGCATCGAAGACCGGCACATTATTCTGGTCGATGACGTCATTATGAGTGGCCGCACCATCCGCGCCGCCATGAACGAACTCTTTGATTACGGCCGCCCGGCCAGCATCACCCTGGTGTGCCTGCTGGATATTGGCCGCCGCGAACTGCCGGTACAGCCGGATCTGTGCGGCGTACGCCTGCCGCTGGAAGAAGGCCAGCTGGTCAAACTGAGCGGCCCGCAACCGCTGGAACTCACCTTAGCCTGA
- a CDS encoding aspartate carbamoyltransferase catalytic subunit, with the protein MNHLLTSTDPSQVQLTADGRLKHFLTTEGLSRELLTEILDTADSFISTQERDVKKVPLLRGKTVVNLFFENSTRTRSTFELAAKRLSADILNLDIAKSATAKGETLMDTLWNLEAMYSDMFVVRHADSGAAHFIAEHVTPNVAIINAGDGRHAHPTQAMLDMLTIRRHQGSIEGKIVAIVGDILHSRVARSQIYALNTLGAAEVRVIGPGTLLPRDIEALGCKAYYRMEDGLKDCDVVIMLRLQKERMQNALLPSESEFFKLYGLTEEKLLWAKPDAIVMHPGPINRGVEIESNVADGPQSVILHQVSYGIAVRMAVMAMAMSGQQQEKNELAEQAAVNDQEEA; encoded by the coding sequence ATGAATCACTTGCTCACCAGCACCGACCCCAGCCAGGTACAGCTGACCGCAGACGGCCGGCTGAAGCACTTCCTCACCACCGAAGGCTTAAGCCGCGAGCTGCTGACGGAAATCCTCGACACCGCCGACTCATTTATCAGCACCCAGGAACGCGACGTTAAAAAAGTGCCGTTGCTGCGCGGCAAAACCGTGGTGAACCTGTTCTTTGAAAACAGCACCCGCACCCGTTCCACCTTTGAGCTGGCGGCCAAGCGCCTGTCGGCGGATATCCTCAATCTGGACATCGCCAAATCGGCCACCGCCAAGGGCGAAACCCTGATGGATACGCTGTGGAACCTGGAAGCCATGTACTCGGATATGTTCGTGGTACGCCATGCCGATTCCGGCGCTGCGCACTTTATTGCCGAGCACGTAACGCCTAATGTCGCCATCATTAACGCCGGTGACGGCCGCCATGCCCACCCGACCCAGGCGATGCTGGATATGCTCACCATCCGCCGTCATCAGGGCAGCATTGAGGGCAAAATCGTCGCCATCGTCGGCGATATTCTGCACTCCCGCGTCGCCCGCTCGCAGATTTATGCCCTGAATACGCTGGGCGCCGCCGAAGTGCGGGTGATCGGCCCCGGCACCCTGCTGCCACGCGACATCGAAGCGCTGGGTTGCAAGGCGTACTACCGCATGGAAGACGGCCTCAAAGACTGTGATGTGGTGATCATGCTGCGGCTGCAGAAAGAGCGTATGCAGAACGCCCTGCTGCCGAGTGAAAGCGAATTTTTCAAACTCTACGGTTTAACCGAAGAAAAACTGCTGTGGGCCAAACCGGATGCCATCGTTATGCACCCCGGCCCGATCAACCGCGGTGTCGAGATTGAATCCAACGTCGCCGATGGCCCGCAATCGGTCATTCTGCATCAGGTCAGCTACGGCATTGCCGTGCGCATGGCGGTGATGGCTATGGCCATGAGCGGCCAGCAGCAGGAAAAAAATGAACTGGCCGAACAGGCCGCGGTGAACGATCAGGAGGAAGCATAA
- a CDS encoding dihydroorotase — translation MRYLHIHNARLIDPAQQLDQVADIYVAEGRIKAIGHKPASGEIEHSVDGSGQWLVPGLVDLGGHLAEPGFAHKGSIASETRAACASGFTHVCSLPDTKPVADSGAVVQLILEKAAKAGYAKVLPLGALTQGLAGEQLAAMFSLHEAGCVALSNARAPFKDSYVLRRVMEYAATYDIPVFLNPDDAALSAAGCMHEGPVATRMGLTGIPRTAETIALAQMLLLIEQTGVRAHISQISCGRSLDMLRQARAGGLKITADTPLANLVYTDEAVAGYNSQFNVRPPLRAEADRQALLAAVNAGELAISSNHRPHEVAAKKSTFSDAEPGMSIYDAFLPLALQLVERGELQLNALITAASQLPAAVTGLSQSLQEGQWFNAALINPASERTFRRSQLLSKGRNTPIAGQTLKGAVSAVFVDGRKVFG, via the coding sequence ATGCGTTACTTGCACATTCACAATGCCCGTCTGATCGACCCGGCTCAGCAGCTGGATCAGGTGGCGGATATTTACGTGGCCGAAGGCCGTATCAAAGCCATTGGCCACAAACCGGCCAGCGGTGAAATTGAACACAGCGTCGATGGCAGTGGCCAGTGGCTGGTGCCGGGACTGGTCGATCTGGGTGGCCACCTGGCCGAACCCGGTTTTGCCCACAAAGGTTCCATCGCCAGCGAAACCCGCGCCGCCTGCGCCAGTGGTTTTACTCATGTGTGCTCGTTGCCGGATACCAAACCGGTGGCCGACAGCGGCGCCGTGGTGCAGCTGATTCTGGAAAAAGCCGCCAAAGCCGGTTACGCCAAAGTGCTGCCGCTGGGTGCCTTAACCCAGGGCCTGGCCGGCGAACAGCTGGCCGCCATGTTCAGCCTGCACGAAGCCGGTTGTGTGGCGTTAAGCAATGCCCGCGCACCGTTCAAAGACAGCTATGTGCTGCGCCGGGTGATGGAATACGCCGCCACCTACGACATTCCGGTATTCCTGAACCCGGACGATGCCGCCCTGTCCGCCGCCGGCTGCATGCACGAAGGCCCGGTCGCCACTCGCATGGGCTTAACCGGTATTCCGCGTACCGCCGAAACCATCGCGCTGGCGCAAATGCTGTTATTGATTGAACAGACCGGCGTGCGCGCCCACATCAGCCAGATCAGCTGTGGCCGCAGCCTCGATATGCTGCGCCAGGCCCGTGCCGGCGGCCTGAAGATTACCGCCGACACGCCACTGGCCAACCTGGTGTACACCGATGAAGCCGTGGCCGGTTACAACAGCCAGTTCAACGTGCGCCCGCCGCTGCGTGCCGAGGCTGACCGTCAGGCCTTACTGGCGGCGGTGAACGCCGGTGAGCTGGCGATCAGCTCTAACCATCGTCCGCACGAAGTGGCGGCGAAAAAATCGACCTTCTCCGACGCCGAACCGGGCATGAGCATCTACGATGCGTTCCTGCCGCTGGCACTGCAGCTGGTGGAACGCGGCGAACTGCAGCTAAACGCGCTGATCACCGCCGCCAGCCAGCTGCCGGCCGCCGTCACCGGCTTAAGCCAGAGCCTGCAGGAAGGCCAGTGGTTTAACGCCGCGCTGATCAACCCGGCCAGCGAACGCACCTTCCGCCGCTCGCAGCTGCTGTCGAAAGGCCGTAACACGCCGATTGCCGGCCAGACGCTGAAGGGCGCGGTCAGCGCGGTGTTTGTGGATGGCCGGAAGGTTTTTGGCTGA
- the waaA gene encoding lipid IV(A) 3-deoxy-D-manno-octulosonic acid transferase, translating into MMRALFYGGMITVARFFYSLLFALLLPLILLFMAWQGRKNKGWRQRWSERFGRVVHRPQPGGLWIHAASVGEVLAAAPLVRAFRRQHPTIPLIMTTFTPTGSEQVRRLFGTGVYHMYLPLDLPWMVRRFLRTLQPGLLVIIERELWPNMLAACEEQGVPVLLANARLSEKSALTYRKYPKLALPMLQQLTRVAVQDATDGERYLQLGLPEQRLEVTGSVKFDIDVPEGLAEQGAALREQWGAQRPVLALASSHDNEDEQLLDLYPALLETCPDLLLLLIPRHPERFEAVTNAALTRQLKVQRRSKGAVSLAVQVYVADSMGEMLTLLAAADLVLMGGSLIPRGGHNPIEPAALGKATLMGPYHHNFAQIVADLQQLGALRTVPAEPQELLAALREWLADDAGRQAMGAAGLAAVEANRGAVARLVGHCEELMRLR; encoded by the coding sequence ATGATGCGCGCCCTTTTTTATGGCGGAATGATCACCGTGGCCCGTTTTTTCTATTCCTTGTTATTCGCATTGTTGCTGCCGCTGATTCTGCTGTTTATGGCCTGGCAGGGGCGGAAAAATAAAGGCTGGCGCCAGCGCTGGAGCGAGCGTTTTGGCCGGGTGGTGCATCGCCCGCAACCCGGTGGCCTGTGGATTCACGCGGCGTCGGTGGGCGAGGTATTGGCCGCCGCACCGCTGGTGCGGGCCTTCCGCCGTCAGCATCCGACCATTCCGCTGATTATGACGACCTTTACACCGACCGGCTCTGAGCAGGTGCGGCGGCTGTTTGGCACCGGCGTGTACCACATGTATCTGCCGCTGGATCTGCCCTGGATGGTGCGGCGTTTTCTGCGCACTCTGCAGCCGGGTTTGCTGGTGATTATTGAACGCGAGCTGTGGCCGAATATGCTGGCCGCCTGCGAAGAGCAGGGCGTACCGGTGCTGCTGGCCAACGCGCGTTTATCAGAAAAGTCAGCACTGACTTACCGGAAATACCCCAAACTGGCGTTGCCAATGCTGCAACAGCTGACCCGGGTGGCGGTGCAGGATGCCACCGACGGTGAGCGTTATCTGCAGTTGGGCTTGCCGGAACAGCGGCTGGAAGTCACGGGTTCGGTCAAATTTGATATTGATGTACCCGAGGGCTTGGCCGAGCAGGGTGCCGCCCTGCGTGAACAATGGGGCGCACAGCGGCCAGTGCTGGCGCTGGCGTCCAGCCATGACAATGAAGATGAGCAGCTGCTGGATTTGTATCCGGCCCTGCTGGAAACCTGCCCGGATTTGCTGTTGCTGTTAATCCCGCGTCACCCCGAGCGTTTTGAAGCCGTGACCAACGCCGCGCTGACACGCCAGCTGAAAGTGCAGCGGCGCAGCAAAGGGGCCGTCAGTCTGGCGGTACAGGTGTATGTGGCCGACAGCATGGGCGAAATGCTCACGTTGCTGGCGGCGGCCGATCTGGTGCTGATGGGCGGCAGCCTGATTCCGCGTGGCGGCCATAATCCGATTGAGCCGGCGGCGCTGGGCAAGGCCACCTTAATGGGTCCTTATCATCATAATTTCGCTCAGATCGTGGCCGATTTGCAGCAGTTGGGCGCGTTACGAACCGTGCCGGCCGAACCGCAGGAATTGTTGGCGGCGTTGCGTGAGTGGCTGGCGGATGACGCTGGCCGGCAGGCCATGGGGGCTGCGGGTCTGGCGGCGGTCGAGGCGAACCGCGGCGCCGTGGCGCGCCTGGTCGGTCATTGTGAAGAATTGATGCGGCTGCGTTGA